The following nucleotide sequence is from Paracrocinitomix mangrovi.
ATTGTAATTGTGAATTTGCCTTAATGGAAAAAACAATCAGTGAAGATCATTTTGATCAAGTAAATGGACATTATAAAATTGAAAACAATTTTGCAAAAGGTGAAAGACTGGACAAATATGGTTCAAATTCTGATTGGGAATTTGACGTTTCAACATTTGTTGCAGATAATGAAATATTTGTAGCGTATGTTTTTTCTGCAATAACTGCAGATAATTTTAAGCTGTTTAAATAATAGCTATTTGATACTTTTCTTTATCTGAAAAGAAAATGAACTAACAATGCATTAAAAAAGAGGAACTCAATTCGGTTCCTCTTTTTTTAATTCAAAGTTATTTTCTGAATTCAAAAGGTAGTTGATTATTTTTAATCGTTGAAGTATAATTTTCCTAATTTATATTTTGATCCTTTACCGTATTCAGCTAAAAGTAATAGACCATATTCTGTTCTAATAGTCAAGCGGCTATTCAATTTAATTGGAAAGTCTTTTTCCGAATTAAAAATTGTTTTAAGTGGTAAACCTAAGGCTAAATCACCGTATTTAACTTCACCATCAGCTTGAATGGCGTACATAAAAGGAGGTATGTCGGTGGTGTTTCCAAATGTTTGTTTGCATTGGTATGTTTGTCCGTCTGTTTCTTTCCATTGGCTACTAGCTGCTTGGTTGTTGTAGATAATATATACCTGATCATCTTTTAAAAAATGATTGAAGCCGATATAATTAATAGGTTCTCCTTCAATTAAAGTTTCAACTTGTCCCTTAGAAATTTTGTTAGACCACATCATTTTTCCAGTTTTACCATCTATTCCGAAAGTTAGAATTGCACCTCTTTTATAGGTGTATTGCCAAATCAGTTTTTCAGTAGTTCCAATGTTTTTTTTAGATGAGCTTTCTGACTCCATTACCATTACATAATTGCCATTACTTAATTTATAAGTTTCTCTTAACGCAAAATGATCTAAAGATCTATTGTTAAGCTCTTCAGGTTTGCTGTGAAAGTGACTTAAAACCTGGTCATTTATTAGTTCGAAAGTTTTTGTTTTGATTGTACTTGCATTTTCAATATCAATCATAAAATGCCCCATAATTGCACCCCCATAAGAGATGGCTGTAGGAATTACATTTTTATCGTTATAAGTACCAATAAAAGTGAAATTTCCATTTCCATGTGTAAGTATGTCGTAGTGGTAAACATTTTTTTTGTTTTCAAAACCTACGTCAAATGTTTTAAGTTCTTTACTTGCAGCATTAAATGCGTAAAATCTATTTACCCATTCTTTTTCCAATTCGAATTTATTCCCAAAAACAACGTTTCCTTCATTGTCAATTGCAGATTGATATCTTGGAACTTTTTGTGAAGGATGATCTAAAGTTTTTAATTCACTGTAAATAAGTGACCAATCAGAAGTGTTGTAACACATAATCTCTATTTCGGTTGTGGGAGATTTCTTTCTAAATGCATCTATTCGAATCATCAACAACTTCTTTTTATCAGGAGATAATGAGTAACTAAATTCTCCAGGAAAAAATACTTTAGAATATTCGTGCTCCGCTATCCTTTTAAATTCTGTAATCATTCCAGTTTCATCAATGACAACTAAAGTTAGTGCCCTTTTTTTAGCTTCTCTGTCCCAAGTTTCATGACACTGGTAAATTGTACCGTCAATGACAAAAGACTTTTCGAAAAATGGATCTCCGCCATATAAGCCGTACTGACTTTTTACCGGGATTACATCATAAGTGGTTAACTCCTTATTTACCTTGGTGATGTGTTTTGTTGTGCCTTGAGGTCCTTTATTGCTCATGAAATAATAAAAGCCATCATCTTCCCCAATAAAATACTCAAATGATGAACCAGCAGGTGATGTCCTTAAGTTTTTCCAATCAAATGATGGAATTTGTGCTATTGCAGCACCTGTAATAATTAGTGATAAAAGAGTAGATATTAGACTTTTCATGAGTAGATTGTATTATTAATTCAGGCCGAATATAATACATAATTAACTGGACGACAGTTAGATGTTATTGCTACTTTCTAAAAGTTCAATTTGTTGATGTAAAGGAGCAATTGCTGATTAAGCGGTATTTTTTAATTGAGCATTACTCACTCTCTGCATATGCTCTCAACAATGATTGCAGAAATGTATCTGTGGATTGTGCACCGGAGATTCCATATTTTCTGTCAATTACAAAAAACGGAACACCCTGTAATCCCAACTGAATTCCTTCTTCAATGTCTCGTTGAACATTGGCTTTGTACATTTCTGTAGTCAGCACATTTTGAACGTCCATTTCATCCAAACCTACAGAAATTGCAATTTGCAGCAGGTTGGCGTGATCATCCACATTCTTTGCTTCAACAAAGTAGGCATTCATTAATGCTTCTTTCAATTCAAATTGTAAGCCTTTTTCTTTGGCTAAATGCAAAAGTCTATGCGCTTTAAAAGTATTGGTGGGAAAAACCTTGTCTAACTGATAATTCAAACCTTCTGTTTCAGCAGTTTTAGTAACATGTTCATTCATGGATTCAACTTGCTCAATAGGTATCCCTTTATAAGTAGATAAATACTTGCTGATTTTTAAATTTGGATTGGTAACTACATCAGGGTTCAATTCATAACTTTTGAATTCAACTGTTACTTCATCTGCATATTTAAACTGTGCTAATGCTTTTTCAAATCTGCGTTTACCAATATAGCACCATGGACAAACTATGTCACTCCAAATTTCAATTTTCATGTGTCTATTGTACGAATAACTACATGATTTCTTACAAGTTTTATTCTATTAAATCTGCAAGTCTTGCCAAAGTTTGCTGACCACCTTCAATAGCTCCATATTCTTCGGCAACTCTTCTCAGTTCTTCAGCTGATCTAAAGATATGACGCATAGTTAATTCGGTTGAATCATTCATTTCTTTTAGCTTCACTTCCACCTGGAATGAAATGGCTTCTGTGTCTTCATCATCTACATGCTTGTACATGATTAAAGTAGGTTCGTTGATTTTTACAAATTCAATTTTATTTGGAAAATCAGTTCCATCCGGTCCGTGCATTGTAAACTTCCAAATTCCTCCCTGACTAAATTGATGTTGAAAGGTGGTAATTGTAAAACCATTGGGTCCAAACCATTTTTCTCTTAATTCTACCTTTGACCAAGCCTCCCAAACCAGGTGAATGGGAGCATTGAACAATCTTGTATAAGTAATTTCATTGTCTTCAATAACATAAGTTGAAAGGTGAGTAGTGTCCATTATTTATACTTTTTGCGTTAGTAAAATATCTTCTAATTGGTTCAGAGCCATGGTTAATCCTTCTTTCATTCCCATTTCTATTACGGTTTTCAAATCATCTGCTGATGCATAATGGGTTACCATAATAACAGTAGTTTGATTATTATTTTCGTTGAAATCATTGGAGAACTTTGCCACAGGCATTTCACGATTAGGTTCGCCATTTTCATCACAAAATACGTCTTGACCTGAAAAATGAGTTACCGGTTTAATAGAGGTGAATTCTGTTAATCCCCAATGCTTTTCTCCTTCGGGTCCAACCATTGCATATAATCTACTTCCTCCCTCAGAAAAGTCCATTTTAGCAGTTTCTGATTTCCAGGGAGTAGGTGCCCACCACTGATCTAATAATTCAGCTTCTGTCCATGCTCTCCAAACAAGCTTAATGGGAGCATTAAAAGTTCTTTCAACGGTTAATACATTTTCTTTTACGGTGAATTTTGCTTCGTTCATTTTGATTTAGTTTTTAGTTCTTCTAATAGATTATCCAGTTGATTGAATCTTGATTCCCACATTTCTTTAAAAGGAGCAATCCATTCAGCAACTTCATTTAGTTTATCTAATTTGGGTTCACAAAATCTTTGTCTGCCTTTTTGAGTGATATCAATTAATTGGCATTCTTCAAGAATTTTGATGTGTTGAGATACGGCCGGTCTGCTGATTTCAAACTTCTCTGCTATGCTGTTTAAGCTCATAGGTTCATGAACTATTAAGGTTAAAATCTCTCTTCTTGTTGGATCAGCTAAGCCTTGAAAAACATCTCTTTTTAGTGCTCCCATAATTAAATATGTAAGTATTTGCTTACAAATATAAATGTAAGTATTTACTTACGCAAATAATTTCGAATTTTGTTTGGCGTAATTATCCTATAAGTCTTATTCTATCAGTAATCTTTTAGAAAGATTTTCACCATCAATGGAGATGTTCAGCAAATAAATGCCTTTGGTGAATGGTGTGGCCAGTTCAATTTTGGAAGTGTTATTGTAGGTTGATTCAAAAACTAATCTTCCGCTCAAATCCCTTAATTCAAGATTTATAAAATCATATTTTTCAGTCAATTGTATATGAACCATGTCTTTAGCAGGATTAGGAAAGATGTTTACAGAAAATTTTTCTAGTTCATCAGTTCCCATTCCGCTTACCGTGTAGCAGGCAGATGTATCTGTGCAGCCATTTAATTCAATAATTACAGCATAATCCCCATTTTGTGTTGCAATATATGACTGGTTTGTCGCTCCTGAAATAGCAGACTGTGTAGCGCAGTTGATCCATTGGTAATTTGCACCGAACTGACTGGCAGTTAAATTTTGTTGAGATTGGATGACAAATAAATCCGTTTGGTTAATTGTTAAGTTCAATTGAATAGTAGAATCACATCCGGCAGAGGAACCTCCAAAGTATGTATATGTTGCAGTGTTATTAGACGCGTAATAGGTAACGCCATCTACCCAGGTCAATGAGTCGCAAGCAAATAGAGAATCGGTTGACGAAGGAGCTGCGCCGTTTAATGTGAGATTTAGTACAACAGTTGAATCACAACCTGAACTTGATCCACCGACCAAAACATGGGTGGCTGTATTATTTGAGCTATAATAGGTGTTACCATCAATCCAAACCAGTGAATCACATGCTGTAATAACATCAACTCCGTTTTGTGATGCTCCGGAAATAGGTATGTTAAGATCATTCACTTGCGTACCGGGGTTGCCAAATTGAGCATTATTGCTACTACCAACAGTGCAATTAGATTGTGAAGCTGTTGTGGTAACTCCTGGCGCACCGGCTAAAGCTCCGAAAGTAATGTTGCCAGGTAAACCGGCCTGATTAATCCATAAAACTCCACCACCGCCACCTCCTCCGGGTCCGTTGCAATTTGAGGGTCCTACATTATCAACACTTCCTCCATTGGCTCCAGATACATTTACACTTAATCCTCCTGTGTAAGTACCAATGTCTAACAAAACTGTTCCTCCGGCTCCACCACCTCCTGCACCATCTTCAGATAAAACAGCATTGGATCCGGTAGAAATAATATTATTACTATTTCCTATTAATTCATTGGCAATGATGATGACGATTCCGCCTCCATTTCCTCCGTCTGAATTTAAGCCTCCGTTATTTTCATGTCCCGCTCCGCCGGCTCCTCCAAGATAAATTTTATTGTCTGTATTGTTGTACGAATTAGCTTTTCCTCCTACACCTGGATATGCTCCTGAGCAATAAAAAGTACCAGCCGCAATTCTTTCTCCACCTTGACCTCCTGCTCCGGCATTGGCACCACCGCCTCCACCTGAATTGTGGTCGTTTCCTCCACCACCTCCATTTGTTTGTGCACCTCTTCCGGCAGTTTTGTTTGTAATAAAAGTTGCAATTCCCTCTCCTTTTAATGCTCCTTCACCTGATGAAATGGCTGCAAAATAATCTGAGATAGGATTCCACCAATCACATCCAAAAGATGAGGTAACAGATCCTCCTCCCATGAAACCTAATCCTTGTACATCAATATCCGCATTAAGGGTTAGGCTTCCTTTGCATTTTAATGCTAGAATTCCTCCGCTTGTTCCATCCCAGGCGTTTGCAGTTAATGTTGAAGTGACGGTTGCGTCATTGTATTCAGGAACCCTAACTAACTGTACAGCATTTGTAGGGTCGTAAGTTCTTTGAATGGATGAAAGTCCAATTTCTGTTGGGCTAATTATGCTGCAAACTGATGTGATTTCATAATTGCCTGCACTGTTTAAATTAACTATGTCTCCAAAGGCAGCTGAGTTTGTTTCGTCCATGTTGGCACCCTTCATTTGAATAATTAAAACAAGGTCTCCGGCCGCAAATCCGACGGATGAATTAACAGTTAAACTATTACCACTAATTGCTGAAACAGTTGCGTAATTATTAATGACACCAGAAATGTTAGTGTTTTGAGCATATGAAATGGACAGAATAAAACTGAGGCTGAGTAGGAGAAAGTTTTTTATCATTTTGACGAAGTTTCAGGGCCAACCTAAAGTTAAAACATTTAAATGGGAATGTCCAGTACTTGATACCATCAATCGAAAAATGAGAACAACTCATATAGATATTATATATATTAAATTTGCTTTGATTGTATATCTTCTAAACCGTTGATAAAGAATCGAATTTATTTACTTTAGTTCAAGATTACGTTTTAATTTTTTTGGATGCCATTAAACCAAAATATTCACTCTATTTTAATTCAACATTCATTGGATGTAATTATTATCTGCAATGCTGAAAATGAAATAGTAGAGTTTAATCCTGCTGCAGAGAATTTGTTTGGTTACAACAAAGATGAAATTTTGGGCCAACCAGTTCAAATAATATATGAAAGTGAAGAAGAGTTTAAGGTTGTTTCTAAGAAACTATCTTCCAGTGGAAAGTATGAAGGTAGAGTACTAAATAAGTGCAAGAATGGTGAATTAAAAATAGCTCGATTGTCTGCAAGCCTGGTTAAAGATGAACAAGGGATTGTGGTAGGTTCTCTTGGTATTTCAAA
It contains:
- a CDS encoding ArsR/SmtB family transcription factor; the encoded protein is MGALKRDVFQGLADPTRREILTLIVHEPMSLNSIAEKFEISRPAVSQHIKILEECQLIDITQKGRQRFCEPKLDKLNEVAEWIAPFKEMWESRFNQLDNLLEELKTKSK
- a CDS encoding DsbA family oxidoreductase, with the protein product MKIEIWSDIVCPWCYIGKRRFEKALAQFKYADEVTVEFKSYELNPDVVTNPNLKISKYLSTYKGIPIEQVESMNEHVTKTAETEGLNYQLDKVFPTNTFKAHRLLHLAKEKGLQFELKEALMNAYFVEAKNVDDHANLLQIAISVGLDEMDVQNVLTTEMYKANVQRDIEEGIQLGLQGVPFFVIDRKYGISGAQSTDTFLQSLLRAYAESE
- a CDS encoding SRPBCC domain-containing protein, with protein sequence MDTTHLSTYVIEDNEITYTRLFNAPIHLVWEAWSKVELREKWFGPNGFTITTFQHQFSQGGIWKFTMHGPDGTDFPNKIEFVKINEPTLIMYKHVDDEDTEAISFQVEVKLKEMNDSTELTMRHIFRSAEELRRVAEEYGAIEGGQQTLARLADLIE
- a CDS encoding T9SS type A sorting domain-containing protein: MIKNFLLLSLSFILSISYAQNTNISGVINNYATVSAISGNSLTVNSSVGFAAGDLVLIIQMKGANMDETNSAAFGDIVNLNSAGNYEITSVCSIISPTEIGLSSIQRTYDPTNAVQLVRVPEYNDATVTSTLTANAWDGTSGGILALKCKGSLTLNADIDVQGLGFMGGGSVTSSFGCDWWNPISDYFAAISSGEGALKGEGIATFITNKTAGRGAQTNGGGGGNDHNSGGGGGANAGAGGQGGERIAAGTFYCSGAYPGVGGKANSYNNTDNKIYLGGAGGAGHENNGGLNSDGGNGGGIVIIIANELIGNSNNIISTGSNAVLSEDGAGGGGAGGTVLLDIGTYTGGLSVNVSGANGGSVDNVGPSNCNGPGGGGGGGVLWINQAGLPGNITFGALAGAPGVTTTASQSNCTVGSSNNAQFGNPGTQVNDLNIPISGASQNGVDVITACDSLVWIDGNTYYSSNNTATHVLVGGSSSGCDSTVVLNLTLNGAAPSSTDSLFACDSLTWVDGVTYYASNNTATYTYFGGSSAGCDSTIQLNLTINQTDLFVIQSQQNLTASQFGANYQWINCATQSAISGATNQSYIATQNGDYAVIIELNGCTDTSACYTVSGMGTDELEKFSVNIFPNPAKDMVHIQLTEKYDFINLELRDLSGRLVFESTYNNTSKIELATPFTKGIYLLNISIDGENLSKRLLIE
- a CDS encoding SRPBCC family protein, with amino-acid sequence MNEAKFTVKENVLTVERTFNAPIKLVWRAWTEAELLDQWWAPTPWKSETAKMDFSEGGSRLYAMVGPEGEKHWGLTEFTSIKPVTHFSGQDVFCDENGEPNREMPVAKFSNDFNENNNQTTVIMVTHYASADDLKTVIEMGMKEGLTMALNQLEDILLTQKV